Proteins from one Gibbsiella quercinecans genomic window:
- a CDS encoding DUF1493 family protein encodes MLIPLTVRMLIDSAEASCWLYD; translated from the coding sequence ATGTTGATCCCGCTGACGGTTAGAATGCTAATAGATTCTGCCGAAGCCAGCTGCTGGTTGTACGATTAG